The DNA segment GTATTGTAGCCTAGGTCGGCTGCGTGCATGTTGGTGGTCTTCACGGCAGCCAGGATCGTGTCCCAGAAGGGATCCTCCGCCAGCAGCTCCTTTGGCAAATCGCCCACCACGTTGGCCTTGAGCCTCTTCACCAGGCGTTTGTCCGCATCCACGCGCAGGCGCATCTGCAGCACGGTCTCCTTCTTGCCGCCCTTCCCCAACACTTCGCGCACCAGCACGTTCTGGTCCTCGATATCGCCCTTGTCCACAGCCAGGGATCGCCCCTGCCAGCCGGACTCACGGATGGCCTTCACCTCCTCCTTCAGGTCGACACGGCTGCCCCGCGCCCAGGCCGTGCCCCCATCCGCTGCCGGCGGCGCCGCCGCCTCCTCAACCGCCTGCCCGAAGCGGAAGGACACCTTCCGCCCCAGCCGCGCCGACTCGATCTCGCTGTAGAAACGCTCGAAGTCCCCCCGGATGGCGTTCTTGCGCTCAACGGCAGCCCGCAAGAAGTCCTGCAGGGCACCCGGCTGACCAGCGAAGCGCCGGCCGGCATAGGGCATGAGCATCTCGCGGTAGGCGGCATCGGGAATCGCCTCCACCCGCCTGATCCACTCCTGGGTGGCCCGCAGGTCCAGCTTGATCTTCCCGTCCCGGTGGGCACGCAGAAGCTTGTTGATGAGGGGCTCGTCGAAGCGCCCGCCGGCGTTGGGCGCATAGTCGACGGAGAGCTTGTCCTTGCCGAAAAACTTGAAGAGCTGGCCCTTGTCGATGCCATAGACCTTGCCGTCCCGCGCACGCAGGAACTGGCCCGCGTGACCGTCGTGGTTGGAGATCAGCCAGTCCACCACCTGTTCTCGCTGGATCTGCGCAAGCTCGGCAGGCGTGAGGGCCGCGAGATCCATCTTCTCGAAGCTGTGCGGGTCCTTGAGTCCCTGCTTCATCTTCTGGATCGATCCCGAGCGCATGCGACCGTGCATGTCCTTCAGCCGGATGGTGCGCACCTCGATGGCGCCCGGATCGATCTCGCGCTGGATGAGGTAGGCCACCTCGTCGCCAAAGGCGCGGAACTCCTCGGCGATGGGCTTGAACAGCCACTTGTCGCCGGCCTTGTCCGTGTAGAAGTACTTCGTGTGGACGCCGCCCAGCTCACTGGCGTCGCTGTGAAAGGTGAAGGGATTCTCGGCCTTCAGCGCCTCCCAGGCCTCGTCGGCGCTGCGCGCCTGGACGGCGGGCGTCGCCTTTGGGGCCGGCTTGGGAGCGGCCGGTTTGGGCGTGGCGGGTTTGGCGGGCGGCGCCACCTTCTTGAGCTTCGCCGCCTCCTTGGCCGCCGCCACCTTGGCCGCCACCTGCTCGGCGATCTTGGACTGAAGGGGCTTCTGGGTCAGGTAGGTGACGGTCTCGGCCTTCGTGAACCATTGGAAGTTCTTGACCTTTGCCGCCTTCAAGACATCGCGCAGCGCCGACTGGCCCGTCAGCTCCACCTTCAGAGTGAAGGCGTCCTGGGCCTTCGACAGATAGCCGCCCAGATCCGCCGCCTTCTTCGGGCCC comes from the bacterium genome and includes:
- a CDS encoding minor capsid protein, producing the protein MEALLLPMGSRALLSYALTQRQAIEQATAQSLAKAGAYSDEVLAGSLKALDRAAKDVKAQILALGDLSQFGPGAQPGKSVQLVRLKVLETHLAQTAAQLKQDLTLAYQGMTGDLAKAGIEGKLAQLGAQKLGGYQALDQAGREALAEAAFSLVPTDALDFLSNYQLQLLGKLSDDLVAGIKGAVQVGIAQGEGPAKIARRIGGIVKDPEEFRQAGKTVFKTVQQRAELIARSETMRAYNQGAKKFETQIGVKSARWLTAGDERESPECGSLHGREFDLQDLPIQPLHPACRCTHMPGGSLSQITDLGTLEAQLADQALGDGAVQEALKSGDYGKLTMVQLREVAKEKGVSIARTKADRLVMLSEMTGHSDSWLAGHTPVELDAWFKKYKIGALKTKDELLSAIHKADHATDAAKAAALKQAEEAAKKAKQAAEEAAKKTALADQATADFHTTLVKLKDLEADPAQFQAFHQQMDQLLVHVQKHLEILGPKKAADLGGYLSKAQDAFTLKVELTGQSALRDVLKAAKVKNFQWFTKAETVTYLTQKPLQSKIAEQVAAKVAAAKEAAKLKKVAPPAKPATPKPAAPKPAPKATPAVQARSADEAWEALKAENPFTFHSDASELGGVHTKYFYTDKAGDKWLFKPIAEEFRAFGDEVAYLIQREIDPGAIEVRTIRLKDMHGRMRSGSIQKMKQGLKDPHSFEKMDLAALTPAELAQIQREQVVDWLISNHDGHAGQFLRARDGKVYGIDKGQLFKFFGKDKLSVDYAPNAGGRFDEPLINKLLRAHRDGKIKLDLRATQEWIRRVEAIPDAAYREMLMPYAGRRFAGQPGALQDFLRAAVERKNAIRGDFERFYSEIESARLGRKVSFRFGQAVEEAAAPPAADGGTAWARGSRVDLKEEVKAIRESGWQGRSLAVDKGDIEDQNVLVREVLGKGGKKETVLQMRLRVDADKRLVKRLKANVVGDLPKELLAEDPFWDTILAAVKTTNMHAADLGYNT